A genomic window from Trueperella bialowiezensis includes:
- a CDS encoding type I restriction-modification system subunit M codes for MTPSTTTAQRAELHKTIWRIANDLRGTVDGWDFKAYVLGFLFYRFISENLTNYLNEQERKAGNPDFDYAKLPDELAEVGRAETVAEKGFFILPSELFENVRARAHAGEEENLNETLAAVFRDIEGSATGTASEDDLKGLFADVDVNSPKLGSTVVGRNKKLVQILDAIGDLPLGSADTHEIDAFGDAYEFLMTMYASSAGKSGGEFFTPPEVSELLAKLTVVGKTQVNKVYDPACGSGSLLLKFASILGKENVRGGFFGQEINLTTYNLCRINMFLHDINFNHFSIANGDTLIEPAHWDDEPFEAIVSNPPYSTRWEGDANPLLINDPRYSPAGVLAPKSKADLAFTMHILHWLAVDGTAAIVEFPGVLYRGGAEQKIRKYLIENNYVDTVIQLPADLFFGTTIATCIIVLKKSKPENDVLFIDASALFTRSGNKNVLRPEDQEKILATFTAREDVEHFATVVDNTEIGENQYNLSVTSYVEPEDTTEIIDIAELNAEIEKIVIRQAQLRAQIDEIVRDLEGADGEQVEKE; via the coding sequence ATGACTCCTTCGACGACGACGGCCCAGCGCGCCGAGCTGCATAAGACGATCTGGCGGATAGCAAATGATTTGCGCGGAACGGTGGACGGCTGGGATTTCAAGGCCTATGTTTTGGGTTTCCTGTTTTATCGGTTCATCTCGGAGAACTTGACGAATTATTTGAACGAGCAGGAACGAAAAGCAGGTAATCCTGATTTCGATTACGCGAAGCTGCCGGACGAGCTGGCTGAGGTGGGTCGTGCCGAGACGGTCGCCGAAAAGGGCTTCTTTATTCTGCCGTCGGAGTTGTTCGAGAACGTGCGTGCACGTGCACATGCCGGTGAAGAGGAGAATCTGAACGAGACTCTGGCAGCGGTGTTCCGTGACATCGAAGGGTCTGCCACGGGCACGGCGTCGGAGGATGATCTGAAAGGGCTGTTCGCGGATGTTGACGTGAATAGCCCGAAGCTGGGGTCTACGGTTGTGGGGCGGAATAAGAAGCTCGTGCAAATTCTTGACGCGATCGGCGATCTTCCGCTTGGCAGTGCGGACACCCATGAGATTGACGCGTTCGGTGACGCCTACGAGTTCCTGATGACCATGTACGCCTCGAGCGCTGGTAAGTCGGGCGGAGAGTTCTTCACGCCGCCTGAAGTCTCGGAGCTACTCGCGAAGCTGACGGTTGTGGGCAAGACACAAGTCAACAAGGTCTACGATCCTGCGTGTGGTTCAGGTTCCCTGCTCCTGAAGTTCGCGTCGATCCTGGGTAAGGAGAACGTGCGTGGTGGCTTCTTTGGTCAGGAGATCAACCTGACCACGTACAACCTGTGCAGGATTAACATGTTCTTGCACGACATCAACTTCAACCACTTCTCAATCGCTAATGGCGACACGCTGATTGAGCCCGCGCATTGGGATGACGAACCGTTTGAGGCGATCGTTTCGAATCCGCCGTATTCCACGAGGTGGGAGGGGGATGCGAACCCGCTGTTGATTAATGATCCGCGTTATTCTCCTGCCGGTGTGCTTGCGCCGAAGTCGAAGGCGGATTTGGCGTTTACGATGCATATCTTGCATTGGTTGGCTGTGGATGGCACGGCAGCGATAGTTGAGTTCCCGGGCGTTCTGTATCGTGGCGGGGCGGAGCAGAAGATTCGTAAGTATTTGATTGAGAATAATTACGTCGACACCGTCATCCAGCTTCCAGCGGACCTCTTTTTTGGCACGACTATCGCCACGTGCATTATCGTGCTGAAGAAGTCGAAGCCGGAGAACGACGTGCTGTTCATCGATGCTTCTGCTTTGTTCACCCGGAGTGGGAATAAGAATGTGTTGCGTCCGGAGGATCAAGAGAAGATTCTTGCCACGTTTACTGCTCGTGAGGATGTGGAGCATTTTGCCACCGTGGTTGACAACACGGAGATCGGGGAGAATCAATATAACTTGTCGGTGACGAGCTATGTGGAGCCCGAGGACACCACCGAGATCATCGATATTGCCGAGCTCAATGCGGAGATTGAGAAGATCGTGATCCGCCAGGCGCAGCTGCGAGCTCAGATTGATGAGATCGTCCGCGACCTCGAAGGCGCCGATGGTGAGCAGGTGGAGAAGGAATGA